From a region of the Enterobacter sp. JBIWA008 genome:
- a CDS encoding GNAT family N-acetyltransferase, translating into MSRLLIEPVTPDEPGYIALKAESIALNFNMLRRLEENWQRGENRFNAPGEKLLGAFLNGKLVGVCGLNRDPFSQQPRAGRIRHLYVSEKCRGQGIGKQLLTVVMADASIWFDFLNTHAPDSAYGFYHQAGFTLVSDELRVTHRLFCAV; encoded by the coding sequence ATGTCGCGTCTGTTAATTGAGCCTGTCACACCGGATGAGCCGGGGTATATCGCCCTGAAGGCTGAAAGTATCGCACTGAATTTCAACATGCTTCGCAGGCTGGAAGAGAACTGGCAGCGCGGTGAGAACCGCTTTAACGCGCCGGGTGAAAAGCTGCTGGGTGCGTTTCTCAACGGCAAGCTGGTCGGCGTATGCGGCCTCAACCGCGATCCGTTCAGCCAGCAGCCGCGCGCCGGACGTATTCGCCATCTCTACGTCAGCGAGAAGTGTCGCGGGCAGGGCATTGGCAAACAGCTTTTGACCGTGGTGATGGCCGATGCCAGCATCTGGTTTGATTTCCTGAATACCCATGCGCCTGACAGCGCGTACGGATTTTATCATCAAGCGGGTTTTACGCTGGTCTCGGACGAACTGCGGGTAACGCACCGCCTTTTTTGCGCGGTGTAA
- the tisB gene encoding type I toxin-antitoxin system toxin TisB → MSVVDMVILILKLIVAVLQLLDAVLKFLW, encoded by the coding sequence ATGAGCGTAGTGGATATGGTGATACTTATCCTCAAACTCATTGTTGCAGTACTGCAACTGCTTGATGCTGTCCTGAAATTCCTTTGGTAA
- the ivbL gene encoding ilvB operon leader peptide IvbL — translation MTSSIFTSTLLKTAQPAAVVVVRVVVVVGNAP, via the coding sequence ATGACTTCATCCATCTTCACTTCGACCCTACTAAAAACTGCGCAACCAGCCGCAGTGGTCGTCGTGCGTGTGGTGGTGGTCGTCGGCAATGCGCCGTAG
- the ilvB gene encoding acetolactate synthase large subunit encodes MASSGTTSTMTRFTGAQLIVHLLERQGITTVAGIPGGTVLPLYDALSQSTQIRHVLARHEQGAGFIAQGMARTQGKPAVCMACSGPGATNLVTAIADARLDSIPLICITGQVPSSMIGTDAFQEVDTYGISIPITKHNYLVRDISELPQVISDAFRIAQSGRPGPVWIDIPKDVQTAEIEIDVLPEPGERAPAPEFSAESVRDAAAMINAAKRPVLYLGGGAINAADEIRQFAEKANLPTTMTLMALGMLPKAHPLSLGMLGMHGARSTNYILQEADLLIVMGARFDDRAIGKTEQFCPNAKIIHVDIDRAELGKIKQPHVAIQGDVAEVLAQLIPQTDATERADWRQLVADLQREFPGAIPTEGDPLSHYGLINAVAACVDDSAIITTDVGQHQMWTAQAYPLNRPRQWLTSGGLGTMGFGLPAAVGAALANPDRKVICFSGDGSLMMNIQEMATAAENQLDVKIILMNNEALGLVHQQQSLFYKQGVFAATYPGMINFMQIAAGFGLHTCDLNAEEDAHAALQAAISRPGPALIHVRIDPEQKVYPMVPPGAANTEMVGE; translated from the coding sequence ATGGCAAGTTCGGGCACAACATCTACCATGACGCGTTTTACTGGCGCGCAGCTGATCGTTCATCTGCTGGAACGGCAGGGCATCACCACGGTTGCAGGTATCCCAGGCGGCACGGTGCTGCCGCTGTACGATGCGTTAAGCCAAAGCACGCAGATCCGCCACGTGCTGGCGCGCCACGAGCAGGGGGCAGGCTTTATTGCGCAGGGCATGGCACGCACGCAGGGCAAACCGGCGGTCTGTATGGCCTGCAGCGGCCCGGGCGCAACCAACCTGGTGACCGCCATCGCCGACGCGCGCCTCGACTCGATTCCGCTGATCTGCATTACCGGTCAGGTACCGTCCTCGATGATCGGCACCGATGCGTTCCAGGAAGTGGACACCTACGGCATCTCTATCCCCATCACCAAACATAACTATTTAGTTCGCGATATCAGCGAGCTTCCTCAGGTTATCAGCGATGCGTTCCGCATTGCCCAGTCCGGCCGTCCAGGCCCGGTGTGGATAGACATTCCTAAGGATGTCCAGACCGCAGAGATCGAGATCGACGTTCTGCCGGAGCCGGGCGAGCGCGCCCCCGCGCCAGAATTCAGCGCTGAGAGCGTGCGCGACGCCGCCGCCATGATTAATGCCGCCAAACGCCCGGTGCTCTATCTGGGTGGCGGAGCAATTAACGCTGCGGATGAAATCCGCCAGTTTGCAGAAAAAGCCAACCTGCCCACCACTATGACCCTGATGGCGCTGGGTATGCTGCCTAAAGCGCACCCTCTCTCTCTCGGTATGTTGGGCATGCACGGCGCACGCAGCACCAACTACATCCTGCAAGAGGCGGATTTGCTGATTGTTATGGGCGCGCGTTTTGATGACCGGGCGATTGGCAAAACCGAGCAGTTCTGCCCGAATGCCAAAATCATTCACGTGGATATCGACCGCGCCGAGCTGGGTAAAATCAAGCAGCCGCACGTGGCGATTCAGGGCGACGTGGCCGAGGTGCTGGCGCAGCTGATCCCGCAAACTGACGCAACCGAGCGCGCCGACTGGCGTCAGCTGGTGGCCGATCTGCAGCGCGAGTTCCCGGGCGCCATCCCAACCGAAGGCGACCCGCTGAGCCACTACGGGCTGATTAACGCCGTTGCCGCCTGCGTGGACGACAGCGCGATTATCACCACCGACGTCGGCCAGCATCAGATGTGGACAGCGCAGGCCTACCCGCTGAACCGCCCGCGCCAGTGGCTGACCTCAGGCGGCCTCGGTACCATGGGCTTCGGCCTGCCTGCAGCCGTTGGGGCGGCGCTGGCGAATCCGGACCGCAAGGTTATCTGCTTCTCCGGCGACGGCAGCCTGATGATGAACATTCAGGAGATGGCGACCGCGGCCGAAAACCAGTTAGACGTGAAAATCATCCTGATGAACAACGAGGCGCTGGGGCTGGTGCACCAGCAGCAGAGCCTGTTCTACAAGCAGGGGGTATTTGCGGCAACCTATCCGGGGATGATTAACTTTATGCAGATTGCCGCCGGCTTTGGCCTGCACACCTGCGATCTGAACGCGGAAGAGGATGCCCACGCGGCGCTGCAGGCGGCGATTTCTCGCCCCGGCCCGGCGCTGATCCACGTCCGTATCGACCCTGAACAAAAAGTGTATCCGATGGTGCCGCCGGGTGCGGCAAATACTGAGATGGTGGGAGAATAA
- the ilvN gene encoding acetolactate synthase small subunit has product MQKQHDNVILELTVRNHPGVMTHVCGLFARRAFNVEGILCLPIQGSEHSRIWLLVNDDQRLEQMMAQIDKLEDVTKVARNQSDPTMFNKIAVFFE; this is encoded by the coding sequence ATGCAGAAACAACATGATAACGTCATTCTGGAACTCACCGTCCGCAACCACCCTGGCGTCATGACCCACGTCTGCGGGCTTTTTGCCCGCCGGGCGTTTAACGTGGAAGGCATTCTCTGTCTGCCGATTCAGGGCAGCGAGCACAGCCGCATCTGGCTACTGGTTAATGATGACCAGCGTCTGGAGCAGATGATGGCGCAGATCGACAAGCTGGAAGATGTCACCAAAGTGGCGCGCAACCAGTCCGATCCCACCATGTTTAACAAAATTGCGGTGTTCTTCGAATAA
- the uhpA gene encoding transcriptional regulator UhpA, whose amino-acid sequence MTTIALIDDHLIVRSGFAQLLNLEPDFQVVAEFGSGREALAGLPGRGVQVCICDISMPDLSGLELLSQLPKGMSTIMLSVHDSPALVEQALNAGARGFLSKRCSPDELIAAVRTVSTGGCYLTPDIAIKLAAGRQDPLTRRERQVAEKLAQGMSVKEIAAELDLSPKTVHVHRANLMEKLNVSNDVELARRMFDSWQ is encoded by the coding sequence ATGACCACCATCGCTCTCATTGACGACCACCTTATCGTCCGCTCCGGCTTTGCCCAGCTTCTCAACCTCGAACCGGATTTTCAGGTCGTGGCCGAGTTTGGCTCCGGTCGCGAGGCGCTGGCGGGCCTGCCGGGGCGCGGGGTGCAGGTCTGTATCTGCGATATCTCAATGCCGGATCTCTCCGGGCTGGAGCTGCTAAGCCAGCTGCCGAAAGGGATGTCGACGATCATGCTGTCGGTCCACGACAGCCCGGCGCTGGTCGAGCAGGCGCTCAACGCGGGCGCGCGCGGCTTCCTCTCTAAACGCTGTAGCCCCGACGAGCTGATCGCCGCCGTGCGCACCGTCTCCACCGGCGGCTGCTATCTGACGCCGGATATCGCCATCAAGCTGGCGGCCGGAAGGCAGGACCCGCTCACCAGACGCGAGCGTCAGGTTGCGGAAAAACTCGCGCAGGGGATGTCGGTAAAAGAGATTGCCGCCGAGCTGGATCTGTCCCCGAAAACCGTACACGTTCATCGCGCCAACCTGATGGAAAAACTTAACGTCAGCAACGACGTCGAGCTGGCGCGCCGCATGTTCGACAGCTGGCAATGA
- the uhpB gene encoding signal transduction histidine-protein kinase/phosphatase UhpB: MSSAFSRLIAVVASFFIFSAAWFCLWSISLHLVERPELAVLLFPFGLRLGLMLQCPRGYWPVLLGAEWLMLVWLAQEVALAHLPLLMTGSLLTLLPVALISRYRHQRDWRTLLRQGAVLIAAALLQSLPWIGEKEMLNALLLTLTGGLTLAPTCLVFWHYLTSTVWQPLGPGLVSQPVNWRARHLIWYLLLFVVSLWLQLGLPAELSRFTPFCLALPIIALAWHYGWQGALIATLMNAIALIASQTWHDHPVDLLLSLLAQSLTGLLLGAGIQRLRELNQSLQTELARNRRLAERLLETEESVRQEVARELHDDIGQTITAIRTQAGIVQRLAAENAGVKQGGAHIEQLSLGVYDSVRRLLGRLRPRQLDDLSLEQAVRSLMREMELESRGIVSHLDWRINEATLSEGQRVTLFRVCQEGLNNIVKHASASAVTIQGWQQDDSLKLVIEDDGCGLPPGSGQQGFGLAGMRERVKALGGTLNLSCTHGTRVSVSLPLRSYHV; this comes from the coding sequence ATGAGTTCCGCTTTTTCACGGCTGATCGCCGTCGTCGCCAGCTTTTTTATCTTCTCCGCCGCCTGGTTTTGCCTGTGGAGCATCAGCCTGCATCTGGTTGAACGCCCCGAGCTGGCGGTGCTGCTGTTCCCCTTCGGCCTGCGTCTGGGGTTAATGCTCCAGTGCCCGCGAGGCTACTGGCCGGTTTTGCTCGGTGCCGAGTGGCTGATGCTGGTCTGGCTGGCGCAGGAAGTTGCCCTCGCGCATCTGCCCTTATTGATGACCGGAAGCCTGCTGACGCTTCTCCCGGTTGCCCTCATTTCGCGCTACCGCCACCAGCGCGACTGGCGCACGCTGCTGCGGCAGGGGGCGGTGCTGATTGCCGCAGCGTTGTTACAATCCCTGCCGTGGATTGGCGAGAAGGAGATGCTCAACGCCCTGCTGCTGACCCTCACCGGTGGCCTGACGCTGGCGCCAACCTGCCTCGTTTTCTGGCACTACCTCACCAGCACCGTCTGGCAGCCGCTCGGTCCGGGGCTGGTTTCCCAGCCGGTGAACTGGCGCGCCCGGCACCTCATCTGGTATCTGCTGCTGTTCGTGGTGAGCCTGTGGCTGCAGCTTGGCCTGCCCGCCGAGCTTTCACGCTTCACGCCGTTCTGTCTGGCGCTGCCGATTATCGCCCTGGCCTGGCACTACGGCTGGCAGGGGGCGCTGATCGCCACGCTGATGAACGCCATCGCGCTGATCGCCAGCCAGACCTGGCACGACCATCCTGTGGATTTACTGCTTTCCCTGCTGGCCCAGAGCCTGACCGGGCTGCTGCTCGGTGCGGGCATCCAGCGCCTGCGCGAGCTGAACCAGTCCCTGCAAACCGAGCTGGCGCGCAACCGCCGTCTGGCTGAGCGTCTGCTGGAGACGGAAGAGAGCGTGCGGCAGGAGGTCGCTCGCGAGCTGCACGACGATATCGGCCAGACCATCACCGCTATCCGCACCCAGGCGGGCATTGTCCAGCGCCTGGCGGCAGAAAACGCAGGCGTAAAGCAGGGCGGGGCGCATATCGAACAGCTTTCGCTGGGCGTCTATGATTCCGTTCGACGCCTGTTAGGACGGCTGCGCCCGCGCCAGCTTGACGACCTGTCGCTGGAGCAGGCGGTGCGTTCCCTGATGCGCGAGATGGAGCTGGAAAGCCGCGGAATAGTCAGCCATCTCGACTGGCGCATCAATGAAGCCACCCTGAGCGAAGGCCAGCGCGTGACCCTTTTCCGCGTCTGTCAGGAAGGGCTGAATAATATCGTCAAGCACGCCAGCGCCAGCGCGGTCACGATTCAGGGCTGGCAGCAGGACGACAGCCTGAAGCTGGTAATTGAAGATGACGGCTGCGGCCTTCCTCCGGGATCCGGCCAGCAGGGCTTTGGCCTGGCGGGCATGCGCGAGCGCGTGAAGGCGCTCGGCGGCACGCTGAACCTCTCCTGTACCCACGGAACGCGCGTCAGCGTCAGCCTGCCGCTACGGAGTTACCATGTTTAA
- a CDS encoding MFS transporter: MFKTPASAAPIGDKAEIDARYRYWRRHILIAIWLGYALFYFTRKSFNAAAPEILASGVMTRTDIGLLATLFYITYGLSKFFSGIVSDRSNARYFMGAGLIATGVVNILFGFSTSLWAFALLWALNAFFQGWGAPVCARLLTAWYSRNERGGWWAIWNTAHNVGGALIPMVVGAAALHYGWRAGMMIAGGMAIVAGLFLCWRLRDRPQTVGLPAVGDWRHDEMEIAQQQEGAGLTRREILTKYVLKNPYIWLLSLCYVLVYVVRAAINDWGNLYMSETLGVDLVTANSAVTMFELGGFIGALVAGWGSDKLFNGNRGPMNLIFAAGILLSVGSLWLMPFASYVMQAACFFTTGFFVFGPQMLIGMAAAECSHKEAAGAATGFVGLFAYLGASLSGWPLARVIDVWHWSGFFAVIAIAAGISALLLLPFLHAQAPREASEA, encoded by the coding sequence ATGTTTAAAACCCCTGCCAGCGCCGCGCCGATTGGCGATAAAGCGGAAATCGACGCCCGCTACCGCTACTGGCGTCGCCACATCCTCATCGCTATCTGGCTTGGCTACGCGCTGTTCTACTTTACCCGCAAAAGCTTTAACGCCGCCGCGCCGGAAATCCTCGCCAGCGGCGTGATGACGCGCACCGATATCGGCCTGCTGGCGACGCTGTTTTACATCACCTACGGCCTGTCGAAGTTCTTCTCCGGCATCGTCAGCGACCGCTCCAACGCGCGCTATTTTATGGGCGCAGGGCTTATCGCCACCGGGGTGGTGAACATCCTGTTTGGTTTCTCCACCTCGCTTTGGGCCTTCGCCCTGCTGTGGGCGCTGAACGCCTTTTTCCAGGGCTGGGGCGCACCGGTCTGCGCCCGACTGCTCACCGCCTGGTACTCGCGCAACGAGCGCGGCGGCTGGTGGGCAATCTGGAACACCGCGCATAACGTCGGCGGGGCGCTGATTCCGATGGTGGTGGGGGCGGCAGCGCTGCACTACGGCTGGCGCGCGGGGATGATGATTGCCGGTGGCATGGCGATTGTCGCCGGGCTGTTCCTCTGCTGGCGCCTGCGCGACAGGCCGCAAACCGTCGGCCTGCCTGCGGTGGGCGACTGGCGGCACGACGAGATGGAGATCGCCCAGCAGCAGGAGGGGGCGGGGCTGACCCGCAGGGAGATCCTCACCAAATACGTGCTGAAAAACCCGTACATCTGGCTGCTGTCGCTCTGTTACGTGCTGGTCTACGTGGTGCGCGCGGCGATCAACGACTGGGGCAATCTGTACATGTCCGAGACGCTCGGCGTGGACCTGGTGACCGCTAATTCGGCGGTGACGATGTTTGAGCTGGGCGGGTTTATCGGCGCGCTGGTGGCGGGCTGGGGCTCGGACAAGCTGTTCAACGGCAACCGTGGTCCGATGAACCTGATTTTCGCCGCCGGGATTTTGCTCTCCGTCGGCTCGCTGTGGCTGATGCCGTTCGCCAGCTACGTGATGCAGGCGGCGTGCTTCTTCACCACCGGCTTCTTCGTGTTTGGCCCGCAGATGCTGATCGGCATGGCGGCGGCGGAGTGTTCCCACAAAGAGGCGGCAGGCGCGGCGACGGGCTTTGTCGGGCTGTTTGCCTATCTCGGCGCATCGCTCTCCGGCTGGCCGCTGGCGCGGGTGATCGACGTCTGGCACTGGAGCGGGTTCTTCGCGGTGATCGCCATCGCGGCGGGGATCTCCGCTCTGCTGCTGCTGCCCTTCCTGCACGCGCAGGCCCCGCGCGAGGCGAGCGAAGCGTGA
- the uhpT gene encoding hexose-6-phosphate:phosphate antiporter produces MLAFLNQVRKPTLDLPLDVRRKMWFKPFMQSYLVVFIGYLTMYLIRKNFNIAQNDMISTYGLSMTQLGMIGLGFSITYGVGKTVVSYYADGKNTKQFLPFMLILSAICMLGFSASMGAGSVSLFMMIAFYALSGFFQSTGGSCSYSTITKWTPRRKRGSYLGMWNISHNLGGAGAAGVALFGANYLFDGHVIGMFIFPSIIALIVGFIGLRYGSDSPESYGLGKAEELFGEEISEEDKETEENEMSKWQIFVEYVLKNKVIWLLCFSNIFLYVVRIGIDQWSTVYAFQELKLSKEVAIQGFTLFEVGALVGTLLWGWLSDLANGRRALVACVALALIIATLGVYQHASNQYVYLASLFALGFLVFGPQLLIGVAAVGFVPKKAIGAADGIKGTFAYLIGDSFAKLGLGMIADGTPIFGLTGWAGTFAALDAAAIGCIVLMAMVAVLEERKIRRENRAQKQKLKAA; encoded by the coding sequence ATGCTGGCCTTCCTCAACCAGGTGCGCAAGCCGACCCTGGATCTGCCGCTCGACGTGCGGCGCAAGATGTGGTTCAAACCGTTCATGCAGTCCTACCTGGTGGTCTTTATCGGCTACCTGACCATGTACCTGATCCGCAAAAACTTTAACATTGCGCAGAACGACATGATCTCGACCTACGGGCTGAGCATGACGCAGCTGGGGATGATTGGCCTGGGCTTCTCCATCACCTACGGCGTGGGTAAAACCGTCGTTTCCTACTACGCGGACGGCAAAAACACCAAGCAGTTCCTGCCGTTTATGCTGATCCTCTCCGCCATCTGTATGCTCGGCTTCAGCGCCAGCATGGGCGCGGGCTCCGTCAGCCTGTTCATGATGATCGCCTTCTACGCCCTGAGCGGTTTCTTCCAGAGTACCGGCGGATCGTGCAGCTACTCCACCATCACCAAATGGACCCCGCGCCGCAAGCGTGGTTCCTACCTCGGCATGTGGAACATCTCCCACAACCTCGGCGGGGCGGGTGCGGCAGGCGTGGCGCTGTTTGGCGCAAATTACCTGTTCGACGGCCACGTGATCGGCATGTTTATCTTCCCGTCGATTATCGCCCTGATTGTCGGCTTTATCGGCCTGCGCTACGGCAGCGACTCCCCGGAATCTTACGGCCTCGGCAAAGCCGAAGAGCTGTTCGGCGAGGAGATCAGCGAAGAGGACAAAGAGACCGAAGAAAACGAGATGTCCAAATGGCAGATCTTTGTTGAGTACGTGCTGAAAAACAAGGTGATCTGGCTGCTGTGCTTCTCAAACATCTTCCTGTACGTGGTGCGTATCGGCATCGACCAGTGGTCGACCGTGTATGCCTTCCAGGAGCTGAAGCTCTCTAAAGAAGTGGCGATTCAGGGCTTCACCCTGTTCGAAGTGGGCGCGCTGGTCGGCACGCTGCTGTGGGGCTGGCTCTCCGACCTCGCCAACGGCCGTCGTGCGCTGGTGGCCTGCGTCGCGCTGGCGCTGATTATCGCCACGCTCGGCGTCTACCAGCACGCCAGCAACCAGTACGTTTACCTGGCGTCCCTGTTCGCGCTCGGCTTCCTGGTATTTGGCCCGCAGCTGCTGATCGGCGTGGCGGCAGTGGGCTTCGTCCCGAAAAAAGCGATCGGCGCCGCCGATGGGATTAAAGGCACCTTCGCCTACCTGATCGGCGACAGCTTCGCCAAACTGGGTCTGGGGATGATCGCCGACGGTACGCCGATTTTTGGCCTCACCGGCTGGGCGGGCACCTTCGCGGCGCTGGATGCAGCAGCGATCGGCTGTATCGTCCTGATGGCGATGGTAGCGGTGCTGGAAGAACGTAAAATTCGCCGGGAAAATCGCGCGCAGAAGCAGAAATTGAAAGCGGCCTGA
- a CDS encoding DUF1198 domain-containing protein, whose protein sequence is MVWIMLATLAVVFVVGFRVLTSDSRRAIKRLSERLGITPMPVESMIDQFGKTPGNEFIRYLERPDEAHLQNASQVLLIWQVCIVDGSEENLHAWHRMLRKARLAAPITDAQIRLALGFMREMEPDPQELNAFQLRYNQLFLPEEGVFYLH, encoded by the coding sequence ATGGTCTGGATAATGCTGGCAACGCTTGCCGTGGTGTTTGTGGTGGGATTTCGCGTCCTGACCTCAGATTCCCGCCGCGCCATCAAACGCTTGAGCGAACGGCTGGGTATTACCCCAATGCCGGTCGAGTCGATGATCGACCAGTTCGGTAAAACGCCCGGCAATGAGTTTATCCGTTATCTTGAACGTCCCGACGAGGCGCATCTGCAAAACGCCTCGCAGGTGCTGCTTATCTGGCAGGTCTGCATCGTTGACGGTAGCGAGGAGAACCTGCACGCCTGGCACCGCATGCTGCGTAAAGCCCGCCTGGCGGCACCCATTACCGATGCGCAAATTCGTCTGGCGCTTGGCTTCATGCGCGAGATGGAGCCCGATCCGCAGGAGCTGAATGCCTTCCAGCTGCGCTATAACCAGCTCTTCCTGCCGGAAGAAGGCGTGTTTTACCTGCACTAA
- the nepI gene encoding purine ribonucleoside efflux pump NepI, with protein MTEHIQPTTRPQTKEVSRPNWSGVFAVAFCVACLITVEFLPVSLLTPMAQDLGISEGVAGQSVTVTAFVAMFASLFITQVIGTIDRRKVVILFSVLLTLSCLLVSFAESFTLLLLGRACLGLGLGGFWAMSASLTMRLVPARTVPKALSVIFGAVSIALVIAAPLGSFLGGIIGWRNVFNAAAVMGLLCIIWVWKALPSLPGEAAHHKQNMFALLKRPGVLAGMTAIFMAFAGQFAFFTYIRPVFMTMAGFDVDGLTLVLLSFGIASFVGTSLSSQFLKRSLKVALAGAPLVLAASAAVLVLWGSDKWVASAIAIIWGFAFALVPVGWSTWITRSLADQAEKAGSIQVAVIQLANTCGAAIGGVALDHLGLTSPLVISGTLMLLTALLVAGKVKAK; from the coding sequence ATGACAGAACATATCCAGCCCACGACCAGACCGCAGACCAAAGAGGTTTCACGCCCCAACTGGTCGGGGGTTTTCGCCGTGGCGTTCTGCGTCGCCTGCCTGATTACCGTTGAGTTTCTGCCGGTGAGCCTCCTGACGCCGATGGCGCAGGATCTGGGCATTTCCGAGGGCGTGGCGGGGCAGTCCGTCACCGTCACCGCCTTCGTGGCGATGTTCGCCAGCCTGTTCATCACCCAGGTGATTGGCACTATCGACCGCCGTAAAGTGGTCATTCTGTTCAGCGTGCTGCTGACGCTCTCCTGCCTGCTGGTCTCCTTCGCGGAAAGCTTCACCCTGCTGCTGCTCGGGCGCGCCTGTCTGGGGCTGGGGCTCGGCGGCTTCTGGGCGATGTCGGCCTCGCTGACCATGCGCCTGGTGCCCGCGCGCACTGTGCCAAAAGCGCTTTCCGTTATCTTCGGTGCGGTCTCTATCGCGCTGGTGATTGCCGCGCCGCTCGGCAGCTTCCTCGGTGGGATTATCGGCTGGCGTAACGTCTTCAACGCTGCGGCGGTGATGGGCCTGCTCTGCATCATTTGGGTGTGGAAGGCGCTGCCGTCGCTACCGGGCGAAGCGGCGCACCACAAACAGAACATGTTCGCGCTGCTGAAGCGCCCCGGCGTGCTGGCGGGGATGACCGCTATCTTCATGGCCTTTGCCGGGCAGTTTGCCTTCTTTACCTACATCCGCCCGGTGTTCATGACCATGGCGGGCTTTGACGTGGACGGCCTGACGCTGGTGCTGCTGAGCTTCGGTATCGCCAGCTTTGTCGGCACGTCGCTGTCGTCGCAGTTCCTGAAACGCTCCCTGAAGGTCGCGCTGGCGGGCGCGCCGCTGGTGCTGGCGGCGAGCGCGGCGGTGCTGGTGCTGTGGGGCAGCGATAAGTGGGTTGCATCGGCGATTGCGATTATCTGGGGCTTTGCCTTTGCGCTGGTGCCGGTGGGCTGGTCGACGTGGATCACCCGCTCGCTTGCCGATCAGGCGGAAAAAGCCGGGTCGATTCAGGTGGCGGTGATCCAGCTGGCGAACACCTGCGGCGCGGCCATCGGCGGCGTGGCGCTCGACCATCTGGGGCTGACGTCACCGCTGGTGATTTCCGGTACGCTGATGCTGCTGACGGCGCTGCTGGTGGCAGGGAAGGTTAAGGCGAAGTAG
- a CDS encoding DMT family transporter: MGSTRKGMLNVLIAAVLWGSSGVCAQYIMEKSHISSPYLTMVRLLFTGVILLTLSFVHGDKIFSVIKHRKDALSLLIFSLVGALTVQLTFLLTIEKSNAATATVLQFLSPTIIVAWFALARKKRPGVFVLSAIMTSLVGTFLLVTHGDPTSLSISPAALFFGIASAFAAAFYTTYPSTLIARYGTLPIVGWSMLIAGLMLTPFYAGRGTTFVIDGSLLLAFFYLVVIGTALTFSLYLKGAQMIGGPKASILSCAEPLSSALLSVILLGVAFTLPDWLGTMLIVSSVVLISMDSRRRVKASA, from the coding sequence ATGGGTTCCACACGTAAAGGGATGCTGAACGTCCTGATCGCCGCCGTTTTATGGGGCAGTTCCGGCGTTTGCGCGCAGTACATCATGGAGAAAAGCCACATTTCTTCGCCTTACCTGACCATGGTTCGCCTGCTTTTTACCGGCGTGATCCTGCTGACGCTCTCCTTCGTTCACGGCGACAAGATTTTCTCGGTGATCAAACATCGCAAAGACGCCCTCAGCCTGCTGATTTTCTCGCTGGTCGGCGCGCTCACCGTGCAGCTCACCTTCCTGCTGACGATTGAAAAATCCAACGCCGCCACCGCAACCGTGCTGCAGTTCCTCTCACCGACCATTATCGTTGCCTGGTTTGCCCTGGCGCGGAAAAAGCGTCCCGGCGTGTTTGTGCTGTCGGCCATCATGACGTCGCTTGTCGGAACCTTCCTGCTGGTGACCCACGGCGACCCAACCTCGCTCTCCATTTCACCTGCCGCGCTGTTCTTCGGCATCGCCTCGGCGTTTGCCGCCGCGTTTTACACCACCTATCCGTCAACGCTGATCGCCCGCTACGGCACGCTGCCGATTGTCGGCTGGAGTATGTTGATTGCGGGATTGATGTTAACGCCGTTCTACGCCGGGCGCGGGACTACGTTCGTGATTGACGGCAGCCTGCTGCTGGCGTTTTTCTATCTGGTGGTGATTGGCACCGCCCTGACCTTCAGCCTGTACCTGAAAGGCGCACAGATGATCGGCGGACCGAAGGCGAGCATTCTGAGCTGTGCCGAGCCGCTGAGCAGCGCGTTACTGTCGGTGATTTTGCTTGGCGTGGCGTTCACCCTGCCGGACTGGCTGGGAACGATGCTGATTGTGTCATCGGTGGTGCTGATTTCGATGGATTCGCGTAGAAGGGTTAAGGCATCGGCGTAG